A segment of the Planktothrix serta PCC 8927 genome:
TGCGATCGCTAAACCTTTGATCTGGGGCAAGTTTTAGACAACATTTAAACAGAAAATATCAAAACTGTTGAAATAATCCTCCTTTTCTTTACAGAAAAAGGCTTTTAGAGTTTAGCGATCGCATTTTAGAGCCGACTTTGAAACAGCCCTGCCGGTCGGGGTGGGCTGGCGGCGCGGACAACAATCTGTCACAGTTCAAGGCTAAAACTCCAACCCTGTTGTTTAAACCCTAACGATTGATAGAATTCATGGGCTGCTGTACGTTTTAAATTGGAGGAAAGCATGGCTTTATAACATCCCGCCTCACGGCTGAGTTTAAGGGCTTCCTGCATCATGGCTTTCCCAATTCCTTGATTTCGGTAGGCAGAAGTGACAACAACGGCATCGATAATGGCAGATTTGCTATCATGTAAAATTAGGGGAATAAATAATAAGCTGAATGTACCCACAGGTTCACCGTTGAGCCATGCAATATAAATATTGTAGTTGGGAAATTGTTGAATTTGCTTGAAAATTTGCTCAATGTAGCCTAGAGATAGAGGGGATTCTCCATCAATTTCTGTATATAATTGATTTAACACAGGTAAATCAAGGGATGTTACTCGTTTAATTTCTAATAGCATTGGTATTTCAATCTTAACAAACATTAATTGACTTGAAAATCCGCACAATTACTTGTTTCTAATGAATGAATTGTTGCCAATTTCCCCAGATTAGAGGTTTTCTAAATCTAAGGTTATCATTATTAGAGATTCACTCTCGGAGGAATTTATGTCAGTTTTAGAAGCAACTTGGACAAGTAAATTTATCACCACAAATGGTGTAAAACTCCATTATGTCACCCAAGGGGAAGGGCCCTTAATGGTGCTATTACATGGATTTCCTGAATTTTGGTATTCTTGGCGCTATCAAATCCCCGAATTTGCCCAAGCTTATCAAGTGGTTGCGGTGGATTTAAGAGGCTATAACGAGAGTGAAAAACCGAAAGAATTATCTGCTTATTCTCTGAAGGAATTAGTTTTAGATGTGAAAGGGTTGATTGCAGGATTAGGATATGATGAATGTGTGTTAGTTGGACATGATTGGGGCGGTGCAATTGCTTGGAGTTTTGCTTATACTTATCCCCAAATGTTGAGTAAATTAATTGTATTGAATCTTCCTCATCCCACTAAATTTAAGCAGGGTTTCTGGACGATTGATCAATTACAGAAAAGCTGGTATATCTTTTTCTTTCAACTGCCTTTTTTCCCGGAATTGTGGCTACAAGCGGATGATTATCGTGTTATTGGTGAACTATTTGCTAAAATGGCAATCGATAAAAATACCTTTAGCCAAGCGGACTTAGATATTTATAAAGATGCCGCCGCTAAACGGGGAGCTTTAACCGCAATGGTGAATTATTATCGTAATCTTTTTCCCAGTTTTTTGACCACTCAAAAAACCCAAGGTTTATTAAATGTACCTACGTTAATGATTTGGGGAGAAAATGATCTCGCATTAGGTCAAGAATTAACCTATGGAACAGAAGAATATGTTCGAGATTTTCAAATTCGATATATTCCTAATTGTAGCCATTGGGTACAACAAGAACGCCCTGAATTAGTTAATCAATATATGTGGGAATTTTTGAATGCAGAGCCGATAGAAGAATGAGGAGAAGCAGGGGAGAAGGGGAGACGTGCTATGGGGGGTCTGCACCAGTCACCAGTCACCAGTCAACAGTCAACAGTCAACAGTCACCAGTCAACAGTCAAC
Coding sequences within it:
- a CDS encoding GNAT family N-acetyltransferase gives rise to the protein MLLEIKRVTSLDLPVLNQLYTEIDGESPLSLGYIEQIFKQIQQFPNYNIYIAWLNGEPVGTFSLLFIPLILHDSKSAIIDAVVVTSAYRNQGIGKAMMQEALKLSREAGCYKAMLSSNLKRTAAHEFYQSLGFKQQGWSFSLEL
- a CDS encoding alpha/beta fold hydrolase encodes the protein MSVLEATWTSKFITTNGVKLHYVTQGEGPLMVLLHGFPEFWYSWRYQIPEFAQAYQVVAVDLRGYNESEKPKELSAYSLKELVLDVKGLIAGLGYDECVLVGHDWGGAIAWSFAYTYPQMLSKLIVLNLPHPTKFKQGFWTIDQLQKSWYIFFFQLPFFPELWLQADDYRVIGELFAKMAIDKNTFSQADLDIYKDAAAKRGALTAMVNYYRNLFPSFLTTQKTQGLLNVPTLMIWGENDLALGQELTYGTEEYVRDFQIRYIPNCSHWVQQERPELVNQYMWEFLNAEPIEE